In Cuculus canorus isolate bCucCan1 chromosome 27, bCucCan1.pri, whole genome shotgun sequence, the following proteins share a genomic window:
- the EEF2 gene encoding elongation factor 2, whose protein sequence is MVNFTVDQIRAIMDKKANIRNMSVIAHVDHGKSTLTDSLVCKAGIIASARAGETRFTDTRKDEQERCITIKSTAISLFYELSENDLAFIKQSKDGSGFLINLIDSPGHVDFSSEVTAALRVTDGALVVVDCVSGVCVQTETVLRQAIAERIKPVLMMNKMDRALLELQLEPEELYQTFQRIVENVNVIISTYGEGESGPMGNIMIDPVLGTVGFGSGLHGWAFTLKQFAEMYVAKFAAKGDAQLNASERAKKVEDMMKKLWGDRYFDPATGKFSKSATSPDGKKLPRTFCQLILDPIFKVFTAIMNFKKEEAAKLIEKLDIKLDSEDKDKEGKPLLKAVMRRWLPAGDALLQMITIHLPSPVTAQKYRCELLYEGPPDDEAAIGIKNCDPKGPLMMYISKMVPTSDKGRFYAFGRVFSGLVSTGLKVRIMGPNYTPGKKEDLYLKPIQRTILMMGRYVEPIEDVPCGNIVGLVGVDQFLVKTGTITTFEHAHNMRVMKFSVSPVVRVAVEAKNPADLPKLVEGLKRLAKSDPMVQCIIEESGEHIIAGAGELHLEICLKDLEEDHACIPIKKSDPVVSYRETVSEESNVMCLSKSPNKHNRLYMKARPFPDGLAEDIDKGEVTARQELKQRARYLAEKYEWDVTEARKIWCFGPDGTGPNILTDITKGVQYLNEIKDSVVAGFQWATKEGVLCEENMRGVRFDVHDVTLHADAIHRGGGQIIPTARRCLYACVLTAQPRLMEPIYLVEIQCPEQVVGGIYGVLNRKRGHVFEETQVAGTPMFVVKAYLPVNESFGFTADLRSNTGGQAFPQCVFDHWQILPGDPFDSASRPFQVVAETRKRKGLKEGIPALDNFLDKL, encoded by the exons ATG GTGAACTTCACAGTAGACCAGATACGGGCCATCATGGACAAAAAGGCCAACATCCGAAACATGTCTGTGATCGCCCATGTCGACCACGGCAAATCAACCTTGACCGATTCTCTGGTATGCAAAGCTGGTATCATCGCCTCTGCCCGGGCGGGGGAGACCCGTTTCACCGACACAAGAAAGGATGAGCAGGAACGGTGCATTACCATCAAATCGAC agctATTTCTCTATTTTACGAGCTCTCTGAAAACGATTTGGCCTTCATCAAGCAGAGCAAGGATGGTTCTGGCTTCTTGATCAACCTGATTGACTCTCCTGGGCATGTGGACTTCTCTTCGGAGGTTACTGCTGCTCTTCGTGTCACTGATGGTGCCCTGGTTGTTGTAGACTGTGTTTCTG GCGTGTGTGTGCAGACAGAGACTGTGCTGCGTCAGGCCATTGCTGAGAGGATCAAGCCTGTCCTGATGATGAACAAGATGGACCGAgcgctgctggagctgcagctggagccagAGGAGCTGTACCAGACCTTCCAGCGCATCGTGGAAAACGTGAACGTCATTATCTCCACgtatggagaaggagaaagtggCCCCATGGGAAATATCATG aTTGATCCAGTGCTTGGTACAGTCGGCTTCGGCTCTGGCCTGCACGGCTGGGCTTTCACTCTGAAACAGTTTGCTGAAATGTATGTTGCAAAGTTTGCTGCCAAGGGTGATGCCCAGCTGAACGCATCTGAGCGTGCCAAGAAAGTAGAAGACATGATGAAGAAGCTGTGGGGAGACAG ATATTTTGATCCTGCGACAGGCAAGTTCAGCAAATCTGCTACCAGCCCTGACGGAAAGAAACTGCCCAGGACCTTCTGCCAGCTCATCCTTGACCCCATCTTCAAG GTTTTCACTGCAATCATGAACTTCAAGAAAGAGGAGGCGGCTAAACTGATTGAGAAACTGGACATCAAGCTTGACAGTGAAGATAAGGACAAAGAGGGCAAACCCCTGCTGAAG GCCGTGATGAGGCGGTGGCTGCCTGCTGGAGATGCCCTGCTGCAGATGATCACCATCCACCTGCCCTCTCCGGTCACAGCCCAGAAGTACCGCTGCGAGCTGCTCTACGAGGGGCCCCCAGATGATGAGGCTGCCATAG gTATCAAGAACTGTGACCCCAAAGGCCCCCTGATGATGTACATCTCTAAAATGGTGCCAACCTCTGACAAGGGACGTTTCTACGCTTTCGGACGTGTCTTCTCTGGTCTCGTCTCAACTGGTTTGAAAGTCAGAATCATGGGACCAAACTACACGCCTGGCAAGAAGGAGGATCTGTATCTGAAGCCGATTCAAAG GACCATTCTCATGATGGGCCGCTATGTTGAACCCATTGAGGACGTGCCTTGTGGAAACATTGTTGGTCTGGTTGGTGTCGACCAGTTCCTCGTGAAGACTGGAACCATCACCACCTTTGAGCACGCTCACAACATGAGGGTCATGAAGTTCAGCGTCAGCCCCGTTGTGCGTGTGGCTGTGGAGGCCAAGAACCCAGCAGACCTGCCCAAACTGGTGGAGGGGCTGAAGCGCCTGGCAAAGTCTGACCCTATGGTGCAG TGCATCATTGAGGAGTCTGGGGAGCACATCATCGCTGGCGCAGGGGAGCTGCACTTGGAGATCTGCCTGAAGGACCTGGAAGAGGACCACGCCTGCATTCCTATTAAG AAATCAGATCCCGTTGTCTCCTACCGTGAGACAGTCAGTGAGGAATCCAATGTGATGTGCCTTTCCAAGTCCCCCAACAAACACAACAGGCTGTACATGAAGGCCCGGCCCTTCCCAGATGGCTTGGCTGAAGACATTGACAAGGGCGAGGTCACTGCCCGTCAGGAGCTGAAGCAGCGAGCCCGTTACCTGGCTGAGAAGTATGAGTGGGACGTGACCGAAGCCAGGAAGATCTGGTGCTTCGGTCCTGATGGCACCGGCCCCAACATCCTGACCGACATTACCAAGGGAGTGCAGTACCTGAACGAGATCAAGGACAGCGTGGTGGCCGGCTTCCAGTGGGCAACAAAGGAG ggAGTCCTGTGCGAGGAGAACATGCGTGGGGTGCGTTTTGATGTGCATGATGTCACCCTGCATGCTGATGCCATCCACCGTGGAGGCGGGCAGATCATTCCCACTGCCCGGAGATGCCTGTACGCCTGTGTGCTCACTGCTCAGCCCAGACTCATGGAGCCCATCTACCTTGTGGAGATCCAG TGCCCGGAGCAGGTGGTGGGTGGCATCTACGGCGTGCTGAACAGGAAGCGTGGCCATGTCTTCGAGGAGACGCAGGTGGCTGGCACCCCCATGTTTGTGGTGAAGGCCTACCTGCCTGTCAACGAATCCTTTG GCTTCACAGCGGATTTGAGGTCCAACACAGGGGGCCAGGCTTTCCCGCAGTGCGTCTTCGACCACTGGCAGATCCTGCCTGGTGATCCCTTTGACAGCGCCAGCCGTCCCTTCCAGGTGGTGGCTGAGACCCGCAAACGCAAAGGCCTGAAGGAAGGCATCCCCGCTCTTGATAACTTCCTTGACAAACTCTAA
- the DAPK3 gene encoding death-associated protein kinase 3: MSTFRQENVEDFYEMGEELGSGQFAIVRKCRERKTGLEYAAKFIKKRRLSSSRRGVSREEIEREVDILREIQHPNIITLHDIFENKTDVVLILELVSGGELFDFLAEKESLTEEEATQFLKQILDGVHYLHSKRIAHFDLKPENIMLLDKNVPNPRIKLIDFGIAHKIEAGNEFKNIFGTPEFVAPEIVNYEPLGLEADMWSIGVITYILLSGASPFLGETKQETLTNISAVNYDFDEEYFSNTSELAKDFIRRLLVKDPKKRMTIAQSLEHPWIKVIKRRNVRNEDNCKKPERRRLKTTRLKEYTIKSHSSMPPNNTYINFERFSKVMEEVAAAEESLRELERNKKSFQEDIEALLSIYEEKESWYKEENESISQDLRQIRQELQKTEALKKQAQEETKSVVQVANGLKRRYRKLENHYEALAKQVASEMKFVQELVWSIEREKLQSGEGDGSIR; this comes from the exons ATGTCCACCTTCCGGCAGGAGAACGTGGAGGACTTCTACGAGATGGGAGAAGAGCTGGGCAG TGGCCAGTTTGCCATCGTACGAAAATGCCGGGAGAGGAAAACGGGTCTCGAATACGCAGCCAAATTCATCAAGAAGCGTCGGCTGTCATCCAGCCGTCGGGGCGTGAGTCGGGAGGAGATTGAGAGGGAGGTGGACATCCTGCGGGAGATCCAGCACCCCAACATCATCACGCTGCATGACATCTTTGAGAACAAGACAGATGTGGTGCTGATCCTGGAGTTGGTTTCGGGTGGCGAGCTCTTTGATTTCCTGGCTGAGAAGGAGTCCCTGACGGAGGAGGAGGCCACCCAGTTCCTCAAGCAGATCCTGGATGGTGTACACTACCTGCACTCCAAGCGCATTGCCCACTTTGACCTAAAG ccgGAGAACATCATGCTGCTGGACAAGAACGTGCCAAACCCTCGCATCAAACTCATCGACTTTGGAATCGCCCACAAGATTGAAGCTGGGAATGAGTTCAAGAATATATTTGGGACTCCAGAGTTTGTAG cCCCAGAAATCGTGAACTACGAGCCCCTGGGGCTGGAGGCCGACATGTG GAGCATCGGAGTCATCACGTACATCCT GCTGAGCGGAGCCTCCCCTTTCCTGggagaaacaaagcaagagaCCCTGACCAACATTTCTGCTGTCAACTACGACTTCGACGAGGAGTATTTCAGCAACACCAGCGAGCTGGCCAAGGACTTCATCCGCCGCCTGCTCGTCAAGGACCCCAA GAAGCGGATGACCATCGCTCAAAGCCTGGAGCACCCTTGGATTAAG GTGATCAAGAGGAGGAACGTCCGCAATGAAGACAACTGCAAGAAGCCTGAGCGCCGCCGCCTGAAGACCACACGCCTGAAGGAGTACACCATCAAGTCCCACTCCAGCATGCCACCAAACAACACATACATCAACTTTGAGCGCTTCTCCAAGGTCATGGAGGAGgtggctgcagcagaggagagcCTCCgagagctggagaggaacaAGAAGTCCTTCCAGGAGGATATTGAGGCCTTGCTATCCATTTATGAGGAGAAGGAGTCATGGTACAAAGAGGAGAATGAGAGCATCAGCCAGGACCTCCGCCAGATccggcaggagctgcagaagacGGAGGCCCTGAAGAAGCAGGCACAGGAGGAGACCAAGAGTGTGGTGCAAGTGGCCAATGGCCTCAAGAGGCGTTACCGAAAGCTGGAGAACCACTACGAGGCATTGGCCAAGCAAGTGGCTTCAGAGATGAAGTTTGTCCAGGAGCTGGTGTGGTCCATTGAGCGGGAGAAGCTGCAGAGCGGTGAGGGGGACGGCAGCATCCGCTAG